gatgaactgGAAACATCATCATCAGAGATACTCAGTGGACATGTCGTggttatttgttgtattttgaaTTCTCTCGTTCACTGGAGCATTTATAAGTCTCATTTCCCTCGTGCAGCTGGATGTAACAGCTGGATGTGACAGCTGGATGTAACAGCTGGATGTAACAGCTGGATGTAACAGCTGGATGTAACAGCTGGGTGTGACAGCTGGATGTAACAGCTGGATGTGACAGCTGGGTGTAACAGCTGGATGTAACAGCTGGATGTAACAGCTGGGTGTGACAGCTGGATGTAACAGCTGGATGTAACAGCTGGGTGTAACAGCTGGATGTAACAGCTGGATGTGACAGCTGGGTGTAACAGCTGGATGTAACAGCTGGATGTAACAGCTGGATGTAACAGCTGGATGTGACAGCTGGGTGTAACAGCTGGATGTAACAGCTGGATGTAACAGCTGGGTGTGACAGCTGGATGTAACAGCTGGATGTAACAGCTGGGTGTAACAGCTGGATGTAACAGCTGGGTGTAACAGCTGGATGTAACAGCTGGATGTAACAGCTGGGTGTAACAGCTGGATGTAACAGCTGGATGTGACAGCTGGATGTAACAGCTGGATGTAACAGCTGGATGTGACAGCTGGGTGTAACAGCTGGATGTAACAGCTGGGTGTGACAGCTGGATGTAACAGCTGGATGTAACAGCTGGATGTGACAGCTGGGTGTAACAGCTGGATGTGACAGCTGGGTGTAACAGCTGGATGTGACAGCTGGATGTGACAGCTGGGTGTAACAGCTGGATGTGACAGCTGGATGTGACAGCTGGATGTAACAGCTGGATGTGACAGCTGGGTGTAACAGCTGGATGTAACAGCTGGATGTGACAGCTGGATGTGACAGCTGGATGTAACAGCTGGATGTAACAGCTGGATGTAACAGCTGGGTGTAACAGCTGGGTGTGAGCCCCTCACGGCCGCTCGGACCCGCCCATCGACCGCCTCGGGCCTCCGGGTCCGATCCATCATGTCGTCTTTGTTGAGGAGACACGCCTCCACGAAGAGCTCGCCAAGAAATGAAGGACAGGACGTCCATCATCACAACGCCACGCCGATGGCGCCCGGTCCCCCGGTGGAGCCACGCTGCTTCATCATGCCGAGTGGCGGAGGACCGGGTCATCGGGGGgtcgggcccccgggggccgatCCGTTGTCTCTGTGTTAGACGGTGGAAACGATGGAGCCACCGGGGAGACTCAGGGGACGACCGCCGTCCTCCAGGACACGAGGACGACTCCCGGACCGCCACGAGGACGCCGACCTGGAGACGAGGCCCACAGCTTcggcctcaccccccccccccccacctcaatgtcctcaccccccccccagacctcAATGTCCTCACACGTTTCACAGGAGCATTCACGTTAAGGTTGGACCTGGAGGATGAAGAATGGAGGAAGAAAGGATGAATGAAGGGTTGaagataaaggatgaagaaagAATGGAGGGtgaaggaaggatggagggaggatgggaACATGTTTCTATTTTTCATCCACAATAATAAAGTTGTGACATGTTTCGTGACTACAAAGTAACACAAGTTTATTATTAAAGTTTTAAAGACCAAAAGTGGAACATGAACATCAGTTTTAAACATTTAGTTCATTCATAaatgtctttgttgttgttgttaagcgTTTAAACTTTATTACTCCTTATGGACCAGAGACAAACGTCCTTTGATCTTCTGAATGTTCCTCAAAtagaaaattgacaataaagtttTATTGAATATGCCCCTGGGTTGCGTAATCCTCCGGTCCTCCTGGAAGCCGCCGGCCGGTTCTTCACGTCACGTCCTTCATTTCctcgaggccccgccccctcctggcGAGCGCatgtgtcacatgactcactatCCTCTAacagatgaggtcacatgactcactaTCCTCTAacagatgaggtcacatgactcactaTCCTCTAacagatgaggtcacatgactcactaTCCTCTAacagatgaggtcacatgactcgcGGTGACCAACGGGATCAAAGTCTCTGAGTTTTAACGGTTAGCAACACAAGTTTagtcaaataaaaatagaaataaagatGAAAGAGAAGAGCGTCTCCTCGTCATCGTTCTAACGACTTTATTGACTCGTTTTGAGTTCACTGAACCAACTTATTTTTTCGTTAGCTAAATTAAAATTATGTAAAAATAGAACCGGAGAGTTTTTGAAGTCCACGtccggtgacctctgacccctcatcctGAGAGGCCAGCGTGGAGCGTCTGGAGCGCCGTGGCGAGGTCAGCGGCGTTTATTCCTGCAGACTTCAAACGCACCGGCGTGGAAAACAGGAGAGCTCGAGGGGGAAAGATGAATGTGACCATTTGAGTAATTAAACGTGGATCAGACCGGCGAGTCCTCagagagcgatgaggagagaggacagaggagagaggggagaggaaaggagagaggagaggaaaggagagaggagaggaaaggagacaggggagaggagaccacgaaagaggagagagaagagaggaaaggagacaggagaggagagaggagaggaaaggagacaggagaccacgagagaagagagagagaagagaggggagaggagagagaagaggagaggagagagaagagaggaaaggagagaggagagaggggaggagagaggagaggagaggagagagggggagggggctctCATCGGTAGAAAACGAGACGtggaaacaaagaaacacaagagATGAACTTTTATTGGAGGGAATCAACTCGCCGCTCTCAGAAGTTCGGGCGCCGTCAGCGACGCTGCTGTCCCGACGCCCCGCTGTGAAGCGGTCACATGACGTCACGGTGGACTCCTCATGCGgcgacatcccataataaccaaAACATGCTTAAGAAAAACCaccgacgacacacacacacctcatggaATAGCCGCGGGGACGCCCAAAGAAACCAAAGCACAGAAACACGGGGCCACGTGATGTgtagaagggggaggggccacgTGATGTgtagaagggggaggggccacgTGGGGATGTGtagaagggggaggggcaacatggggatgtgtaaaagggggaggggccacgTGATGTGTAGAAGGGGAAGGGGCCACACGGAGATGTGTaaatggggaggggctaaaCATACTCGACGTGAAGACGTCTGACCAGTTGCTGTAAAACTAAAATAAGGATCAACGTTATGAATCTAAAACCAGCGCCAAAGAactaaatatctctctctccctccctctctctctccccctctctctctccctccctctctctctctctcctccctccctctccccctctgtctctccctccctctctcacatgaACCGATACGATGTGCCTGGGACACAGAAGGAGTGAAATGAAATGTCCAGCTGTAGAAATCGTTGATATTGTAAGTAAGGCACATGAGTACTGTATCGTCTCAACTAAAGAATAAAAAGTTAAACACTGAACTACATCAAACtaccaccagggggggggggcacctgcaAAATACTCTTTTTGCAAAAGACAGGATGACAAAAATGTCCGTTTCTCTTGAAGGAATGACAGGATCAACAGAACCGGTCCACCGGTCCCCCCCCCAGTGTACAGACAGCCCGTCAGGTTCTGACCCGGTCCTTCAGAtggtggacttggagaaggagACTCTGAGGTGCTGGTTGCCTCCCATGTTGTAGTTGTGGAGGTCGATCAGCGCCTGGATGGCCTCCTCCGCCATGGTCATCTGGAGCAGGGCCATCTTACGgtccctaacacacacacacacacacacacacacacacacacacacacacacacacacacacacacacacacacacacacacacacacacacacacacacacacacacacacacacacacacacacacacacacacacacacacacacacacacacacacgtcagtggtacgtctcgtgtcctcatgttgtaAAATTAAAGTTAGAAGGCGATGAGAATCATGAATAATCGGTATCGTTCACATCGACTGAGATTATAGACGTACTGGAAAAACTTGAATGCCTTCACGGTTCCTCCGGCGTTCTGGAAGAGCAGCCGCAGGTCCTCCTCCGTCACGTCTTGTCTGTAggggcaaaggtcaaaggtcacacctCTCAGACTTCATCTCAGCCGAGTTCATGACAGCGTCTCCATCGGGGAACTCACGCTGCGCCCTGAAACAGgtaaataatcataataataactttatttatatagcaccttgaAAAACAAAGTTTTCAAAGTGCATTTAacattgaaaaatatatattaaaataaaaaataaaaaacagacaaactgaaTGAgaggaaccaaagttctgcataaaaggacgagatcacttaaaagctgttctataaaaatgggttttaagaagtgatttaaaagaagtcactGATTACATCACAATAAACTGTTTCTGATGctgcgttttattttgaaaaatgaatCTGAGTAGATTCCTCGAGCTCTGCACCAATGAGAGCAGGAAGCAGCATTCGTCTGAACGGGTTCCTCTGGCGGGTCAAAGTGTCATGGAGGTGACCTCATCCCCGGTTCTGTTGCCGTGGGCCTCGATGAACCCGGACGGCGGTACCGGGCTTCAGATCCACGGGTCTGGACGGACGGGTCTCTCCGGCAGCAGACTGAAGGTCATTTGCAGCCGGACCTGCGTGAGCAGCTTTCTTCGCCTCGTGagatgttcccccccccctccctctgtacTTACGGCAcgttggagaggtggagggtggCGGATGGCGGGAAGATGTTCTGGAAGTTCTTGGAGCCGGGCTTCTTGAAGCGGTGCAGCGGGGAGTTGGCGAAGTCCTTGGTCAGGCCCTGGTCGTCCAGGCCGTCGCGGGGCAGCGCCACCGTCTGGTGCTTGGACAGCGTCACGCGGATGATCTTACCGTACATCTTCTGGCCGTTAAGGTGGCTCATGGCTTcggggagaagagaggaaggtcacgtggaggtcacacagaggtcacacagaggtcacggcTTCACTAACAGAACCAGCCAGGAAGAACCCGTCCACACTAAACACGGCTAAGATGTTCACGACTcggaaacatttaaagaaacagAAACCGCTGCATAGCCACGAGAACCGTCACTGGCCTGAGTTTATGTGGCTCATTCGCACCTTAGAGGGagcggggcttagagggggcggggcttagagggggcggggcttagagggggcggggcttatctctgtgtctttactctggaaacagttatcatctccttcatccagcatgaagaactaaccactagttctgcttcatacgtgttgaggacatcacacacacgtctgagcATGCAACGccctcgtgtctgggttcataacattaatatatataaatatataaaatatatatatttaaatatatatatatatatttatatatatatatgatgcagCGCGTTTAACTCGTTTGAActtcttttaatttgttttaaatccaccGCGTCTCGACCAACAAACGCATCGACTTCCTCAAACGGGAAGAAGGCCACCCGTTCGCCGCCCATTCGCCACCCGCTCGCCGCCCATTCGCCGCTTGCTCGCCGCCCGCCGCTCACCTAGCTGTGCCTGGTTGGCGTCGGACATCTGAATGAGAGCGCTGTCCTTCTTATTGTACAGGATCTTCACCCTCTGGACGTCGCCGTACACGCCTGCGTTAGCGCCGCAgccggcaggaggaggaggagaggtgaggtggagagagagcagaCAGTTAGAACAAAACACCCCGGAAGAAGTCAGCACTGGAGGCAAAAAGATATTTAAAGGAAACACAGAAGAGAGACtagcagagtaacaacagaactgtacagcagagagagagagaggtgtagagagagagagagagggagagagacaccgtCTAAACAGAGGACTCGTCATGCTGTCAGGTGGCTACAAATCATATCAATAAAACAGCATGCAGGACTATAGAGTTGTACATTAAGCGTGCATTAACAGACctctgggtggaggtggagtaaTCAACACTAAGCCAAACCAATAAACAGGGGGGGCTACAGATTACAAGGGACTACAAACATAAGCtcctaattataataataataataataataacaacaaatgtCTCAAAGATAGAATGGAAGAGAATAAAAAGAGAAGgtagaagggagagagagagagaaagagagagagagagagagagctaacgATAACATACCGAAGAGGGTAAACAGACTTTGGGGCGCAACCATCtttagagggagagaagagcaaCAAGCAgcgtgagacaggtagagaggtagaagaGTCGGAGCGGAGGTAGAGATGGACAGATCGATCCAGAACGGAGGAGCAATGGTGGttttttgttttcccccccgGAGAGTGATGGAAGGTGGCGGGTCATGGAGGAGGGGAGCAGGCGGcgaaaagggggaggagtcatgggagaaggggggaggggtttgttattgtgggaggaggaggtggaggaagaagaaggggtgATGTGGTTAAAGAGTCCCCCATAGACACATGGAGGAGAGGGGGTAGCAGGGGGGCATGGATTGGGAGGCAAATGCaaattggggagggggggggtaaaataaataaaaaggggaggaggaggggggaaggggagggacaaaaaataaaaatttaggTCAGTACACTGAAATAATGCAGGTAGTTTGGTCAGAGATAATGGATCAATGCTCTAACACAGCAACATGTCCACCCTGAGGGGAGACACACCAAATCATAAGGAAACCAGCAatatagagaagaagaagaacccaaGTACATGCAGCAGGACTGAGGTCTGCAGGTCGACAGCgtttcagagggggggggggggggggttaggggtCATGCAGATCAGATGTTGCTCAGCGGTTTGGTTTGAGCTGACGTGAAGGCCGAAACAACGGCGTTCACACTCTGCTGCAGCATGGCGACACTGAGCCTCAGCACccaccgacggggggggggggacactacGAGACGCAGCGGATGCCCTTTACGCCAGTGACACTCAAGAGAGAAAGAAGTCTGAGGAAGAGGGGGCTGAGGCGCTCAGAGAGGCGTCCCACAGAATgagttcatatgttcatttgttCATATGAGCTGAGCAGAGTGAGCAGAGCTTAGAGAGGAAAACAGAAGAGAGACAGTTAGCAGAGTTAGATACAGTCCgccaggagggggagaggaggggaggcagCACACCCCCTCTCGCTCACAGCTGGGTACGTCAAGCAAAGGGAGGACATTGAGACTCTTTCTGGGGACTTTGGGGAAGAGAGGTCCAGTTTGGATCCTCCAGGTTTAACGTTCAGTAATGTACCATCATGTTCAGTCATGTTCACTTTCTAGACATCTGGACTCTTTTTACCTCACTTTTCTACCTCAGACATTACACCCCCCCCGCACTCTGAGAGGAGTTGGTCTCTTCCATCTTATCTGATGGTTTTAGCACGAGCACCAACAGACGTCTAAACACAGATAACTAATGAAGTCATCTAGTTTAGAGATCAGGGCCCAGATGACTCGGTGGGTCCATCTCTTCAACAGGTTTGGATCCTGAAGGTTTAATGTCAGAGATCCTTGAGTTCAGTCATAGATTAAGTTAAACGTTCAGTAAACACCTCCAAAGGAAATGACTTTCTAGAAATATGGGCACTATATGGATGTGTTTTCTACCTCAGACATTATGAGCTTAGCTCAAACACCCCCCCGCACTCTGAGGAGTTGGTCCCTTCCATGTTATCTGATGTTTTAGTACGAGCACCAACAGACTTGTAAACACAGATAACGTGTAGTGAGGTCTTTTAGTTTAGAGATCAGGGTCTCAgagcgtctctctgtctctgtaggAGACAAGACACAGGACGGAGAGGAAAGAAATAAAGACCAGGGGGATGAAGATGGTGGGagggctgcgtgtgtgtgtgtgtgtgtgcaggtgtgtgtgtgcaggtgtgtgtgtgtgtgtgtgtgtgtgtgtgtgtgtgtgtgcaggtgtgtgtgtgtgtgcaggtgtgtgtgtgtgtgtgtgcgtgtgtgtgtgtgtgtgtgtgtgtgtgtgtgtgtgtgtgtgtgcaggtgtgtgtgtgtgtgtgtgtgtgtgtgcaggtgtgtgtgtgcaggtgtgtgcaggtgtgtgtgtgtgcaggtgtgtgtgtgcaggtgtgtgtgtgtgcaggtgtgtgtgtgtgtgtgcaggtgtgtgtgtgtgtgtgtgtgtgtgtgtgtgtgcaggtgtgtgtgtgtgtgtgtgtgtgtgtgcaggtgtgtgtgtgtgtgtgcaggtgtgtgtgtgtgtgcaggtgtgtgtgtgtgtgtgtgcaggtgtgtgtgtgtgtgtgtgcaggtgtgtgtgtgtgtgtgtgtgtgcaggtgtgtgttactGACCTCCTCGTTGAGGTTGCTGACCAGCAGGACCCCGCTGGACCCCGGCTGCCCGGCGAGCGCCACccggcctgcagcagcagccgccgccgccgccgcgctcaGAGGGTTCAGGGCTCCTGGCGAGGAAAGGGGGACAAGAGACAACCGTGGAATGGAGAGCGGCTCTTTcacgacaaacaaacaaacgacaACGACGTGATCGTGAAAAGAGAAAAGGACGTGGAATAAGAAGCGTGATCTACCTGGGATCTTACCGAGGAGCGAGTTGGAGTCCTTGCTGAAGGCGTGGGCCACCGTGCACTCCAGGCTGGGCTGGCCGTCGCCGGCCGGCAGCTCGGGCCGCGTGTAGTCGCGACTCTTGTCGTTGTTGTACTTGACGTTGAGGTTGACCAGCTTGGAGAAGTCGATGCGCAGCGTGCAGCAGGAGTTGTAGATGTTCTGGCCGTCCAgcgcctggaggagagggaacacaggCGTCACGGACGCGCCGCggtccagaggaggaggaggctcggcGGGGAAGTGGGCGGTACCAGTTTGGCCTGCTGGGCGTTGACCGGGTCGCTGAACTGCAGGAGGGCCTGGAACTGATTGTTCTTGGTGAACGTGATTATCTTCATGACCGTGCCGAACTTGGAGAAAATCTGCAAATGCAAATATAAATGGTTGGTGGACCCGGccggtgcgtgcgtgtgtgcgtgtgcgtgtgtgtgtgtgtgtgtgtgtgcgtgtgtgtgtgtgcgtggcgtGCGTCCGCGTACCTGCTGCAGCACGTCGAGCGTGACGGGGTAGAACATGTTGTCGATGATGATGCGCAGCACGGGGCTGGAGGCCGCGGCCAGAGCCTCCTGCGCGTC
The Pseudoliparis swirei isolate HS2019 ecotype Mariana Trench chromosome 16, NWPU_hadal_v1, whole genome shotgun sequence DNA segment above includes these coding regions:
- the LOC130206150 gene encoding polypyrimidine tract-binding protein 2-like isoform X1 — encoded protein: MDGIGDVAVGVKRGSDELSMYSSPTSGGSSASDGASNGSDSKKLRVEEAPPSRVLHIRKLPNEASETEVIALGLPFGKVTNILTLKGKNQAFLEMSTEEAAITMVNYYTTVNPHIRNVPVFIQYSNHKELKTDAGNQRTQAMLQAVSAVQSGGSPSADAQEALAAASSPVLRIIIDNMFYPVTLDVLQQIFSKFGTVMKIITFTKNNQFQALLQFSDPVNAQQAKLALDGQNIYNSCCTLRIDFSKLVNLNVKYNNDKSRDYTRPELPAGDGQPSLECTVAHAFSKDSNSLLGKIPGRSRFLFHVLFSFHDHVVVVCLFVVKEPLSIPRLSLVPLSSPGALNPLSAAAAAAAAAGRVALAGQPGSSGVLLVSNLNEEMVAPQSLFTLFGVYGDVQRVKILYNKKDSALIQMSDANQAQLAMSHLNGQKMYGKIIRVTLSKHQTVALPRDGLDDQGLTKDFANSPLHRFKKPGSKNFQNIFPPSATLHLSNVPQDVTEEDLRLLFQNAGGTVKAFKFFQDRKMALLQMTMAEEAIQALIDLHNYNMGGNQHLRVSFSKSTI
- the LOC130206150 gene encoding polypyrimidine tract-binding protein 2-like isoform X3, which produces MDGIGDVAVGVKRGSDELSMYSSPTSGGSSASDGASNGSDSKKLRVEEAPPSRVLHIRKLPNEASETEVIALGLPFGKVTNILTLKGKNQAFLEMSTEEAAITMVNYYTTVNPHIRNVPVFIQYSNHKELKTDAGNQRTQAMLQAVSAVQSGGSPSADAQEALAAASSPVLRIIIDNMFYPVTLDVLQQIFSKFGTVMKIITFTKNNQFQALLQFSDPVNAQQAKLALDGQNIYNSCCTLRIDFSKLVNLNVKYNNDKSRDYTRPELPAGDGQPSLECTVAHAFSKDSNSLLGALNPLSAAAAAAAAAGRVALAGQPGSSGVLLVSNLNEEMVAPQSLFTLFGVYGDVQRVKILYNKKDSALIQMSDANQAQLAMSHLNGQKMYGKIIRVTLSKHQTVALPRDGLDDQGLTKDFANSPLHRFKKPGSKNFQNIFPPSATLHLSNVPQDVTEEDLRLLFQNAGGTVKAFKFFQDRKMALLQMTMAEEAIQALIDLHNYNMGGNQHLRVSFSKSTI
- the LOC130206150 gene encoding polypyrimidine tract-binding protein 2-like isoform X2; its protein translation is MDGIGDVAVGVKRGSDELSMYSSPTSGGSSASDGASNGSDSKKLRVEEAPPSRVLHIRKLPNEASETEVIALGLPFGKVTNILTLKGKNQAFLEMSTEEAAITMVNYYTTVNPHIRNVPVFIQYSNHKELKTDAGNQRTQAMLQAVSAVQSGGSPSADAQEALAAASSPVLRIIIDNMFYPVTLDVLQQIFSKFGTVMKIITFTKNNQFQALLQFSDPVNAQQAKLALDGQNIYNSCCTLRIDFSKLVNLNVKYNNDKSRDYTRPELPAGDGQPSLECTVAHAFSKDSNSLLGKIPGALNPLSAAAAAAAAAGRVALAGQPGSSGVLLVSNLNEEMVAPQSLFTLFGVYGDVQRVKILYNKKDSALIQMSDANQAQLAMSHLNGQKMYGKIIRVTLSKHQTVALPRDGLDDQGLTKDFANSPLHRFKKPGSKNFQNIFPPSATLHLSNVPQDVTEEDLRLLFQNAGGTVKAFKFFQDRKMALLQMTMAEEAIQALIDLHNYNMGGNQHLRVSFSKSTI